A window from Gottschalkiaceae bacterium SANA encodes these proteins:
- a CDS encoding DUF969 domain-containing protein, with protein sequence MIKLIGVLIIVIGFIMKFDTIAVVLVAGVITGLVGGLGFVEILTIIGEAFIKTRYMSLFLLTLPVIGILERSGLRERAADLIRSMKSVTTGKVLTTYHIIRELAAAFSLRLGGHVQFIRPLVNPMAYGAAEKNFDEVDEETEDIIKGYAAGSENLGNFFGQNVFVAAGGVLLIVGTLGELGVEVTPLAVSKASIPIAIIALVYSAIQNYMLDRKIAKKLTQKKSGKPAAEVK encoded by the coding sequence TTGATCAAATTAATTGGAGTACTTATTATTGTTATTGGTTTTATTATGAAATTTGACACGATTGCCGTAGTTTTGGTTGCAGGTGTCATAACAGGACTTGTTGGTGGTTTAGGATTTGTAGAGATCCTTACAATCATTGGTGAAGCATTTATCAAAACGCGTTATATGTCATTATTCTTATTAACTCTTCCAGTAATTGGAATTTTAGAGCGAAGTGGTTTACGAGAGAGGGCGGCTGATTTAATACGGAGTATGAAGTCCGTAACAACGGGCAAGGTATTAACAACCTATCATATTATTCGTGAATTAGCGGCGGCATTTTCGCTTCGTTTGGGTGGACATGTTCAGTTTATTCGTCCATTGGTGAACCCAATGGCATATGGTGCGGCTGAGAAAAATTTTGATGAAGTTGATGAAGAAACAGAAGACATCATCAAAGGTTATGCAGCTGGATCAGAAAACTTGGGTAACTTTTTTGGACAAAATGTATTTGTCGCAGCAGGTGGTGTTCTTTTGATTGTGGGTACATTGGGAGAATTGGGCGTTGAAGTGACACCGTTAGCGGTATCCAAAGCATCCATTCCAATTGCAATTATTGCTTTGGTTTACAGTGCAATTCAAAACTATATGTTGGATCGAAAAATTGCAAAAAAATTAACTCAGAAGAAATCAGGGAAACCTGCAGCGGAGGTGAAGTAA
- a CDS encoding DUF979 domain-containing protein codes for MKSLLLEIFYILAGLVSIIAAVYALKDDKHPHRKETALFWFLFGAIFIVGKYIPAPIVGAMLLLMGVLTAMKRVTFGSLANATDDMRQKSANRLKNKIFVPALTIGVIAFFVAQVFKSLGGLVGLGFGAVAATLIALVMTKEKPKQFGYDGSRLLLQVGSASILPQLLAALGSLFAAAGVGEVISSGIAGVLTEGNILGGVIAYCVGMAVFTMIMGNAFAAFAVITAGIGMPFVYAMGANPAIAGALALTAGYCGTLMTPMAANFNVVPAALLETKNKYRVIIAQVPIALALLATHIVLMYVWAF; via the coding sequence ATGAAATCATTATTATTAGAGATCTTTTATATTCTTGCCGGTTTGGTTTCGATCATAGCAGCGGTGTATGCCTTGAAAGATGATAAACATCCTCATAGAAAAGAAACAGCACTATTCTGGTTCTTGTTCGGAGCAATTTTTATCGTTGGAAAATACATACCAGCTCCTATCGTTGGTGCAATGCTTTTATTGATGGGTGTTTTGACAGCGATGAAACGAGTGACTTTCGGTTCTTTGGCTAATGCGACAGATGATATGCGTCAAAAGTCTGCGAATCGCTTAAAGAACAAAATCTTTGTTCCAGCTTTAACAATTGGTGTGATTGCATTCTTTGTCGCACAGGTGTTTAAATCATTGGGCGGTTTGGTTGGTTTAGGTTTTGGTGCTGTTGCCGCAACCCTTATTGCTCTTGTGATGACCAAAGAAAAACCAAAACAATTTGGCTATGATGGATCTCGTCTTTTGCTTCAAGTTGGATCAGCAAGTATCTTGCCGCAATTGTTGGCAGCTTTAGGATCTTTATTTGCTGCAGCTGGCGTTGGGGAAGTCATTTCTAGCGGAATTGCCGGTGTCTTGACAGAAGGAAATATTCTTGGCGGCGTCATCGCATATTGCGTTGGTATGGCTGTGTTTACTATGATCATGGGAAATGCATTTGCCGCATTCGCGGTAATTACAGCGGGAATTGGCATGCCTTTCGTTTACGCAATGGGTGCAAATCCTGCTATTGCAGGTGCTTTGGCATTGACTGCAGGTTATTGTGGAACACTGATGACGCCAATGGCGGCAAACTTTAATGTGGTTCCGGCAGCCTTGTTAGAAACCAAGAATAAGTATCGTGTAATTATTGCACAGGTACCGATTGCCTTGGCATTATTGGCTACTCATATTGTACTAATGTATGTGTGGGCATTCTAA
- the pcp gene encoding pyroglutamyl-peptidase I, producing the protein MKVLVTGFDPFGGESINPAYEAVKLLPEKIAGAEIIKVEVPTVFHKSIEKLKQSMETEKPDIVLCIGQAGGRFDLTVERVGINIDDARIQDNEGNQPIDEPVFGDGEPAYFSNLPIKAMVHNVRSKNLIASVSNTAGTFVCNHLLYGLLYLINKSFPGTRGGFVHVPYIVEQVVDKKNMPSMSVENIAIGLEAMIEAAVENQEDLKVAEGKIC; encoded by the coding sequence ATGAAAGTATTGGTAACAGGTTTTGATCCGTTTGGAGGAGAATCCATTAATCCGGCATATGAAGCGGTAAAATTGCTTCCAGAAAAAATTGCCGGCGCGGAAATCATCAAGGTGGAAGTGCCAACCGTTTTTCATAAATCGATTGAAAAATTGAAGCAGAGCATGGAAACGGAAAAACCAGATATTGTTTTGTGCATTGGGCAAGCGGGAGGTCGTTTTGACTTAACTGTGGAACGTGTAGGAATTAATATTGATGATGCACGGATTCAAGACAATGAAGGCAACCAACCCATTGATGAGCCGGTCTTTGGAGATGGAGAACCTGCTTATTTCTCAAACCTGCCAATTAAGGCAATGGTTCATAATGTGAGGAGTAAGAATTTGATTGCGAGTGTATCAAACACAGCAGGAACCTTTGTATGCAATCATTTGCTTTATGGTTTATTGTATTTGATCAACAAGAGTTTTCCAGGTACACGCGGTGGGTTTGTTCATGTTCCTTATATTGTGGAGCAGGTGGTAGACAAGAAAAATATGCCATCTATGAGTGTCGAAAATATTGCCATTGGATTAGAGGCAATGATTGAGGCCGCTGTTGAAAACCAAGAAGATTTAAAAGTTGCGGAAGGAAAGATTTGTTAG
- a CDS encoding gamma-glutamylcyclotransferase yields the protein MLGEMMERPFFVYGSLMKGFWNEEKYLKGKVIRREAGETNGKLYHIENKGFPALIEGSETVFGEVIWVKNFPEVVRELDEMESFSKSEEDRSQYLRVIQPVLLDNREIEAYIYRYNPKAELNRDDQLMPIPSGTWRKFMKK from the coding sequence TTGTTAGGTGAAATGATGGAAAGACCATTTTTTGTATATGGATCCTTGATGAAAGGATTTTGGAATGAAGAAAAATATCTAAAGGGAAAAGTGATTCGCCGAGAAGCAGGAGAGACTAACGGGAAACTATATCACATTGAAAACAAAGGGTTCCCTGCTTTGATCGAAGGCAGTGAGACTGTTTTTGGTGAAGTGATTTGGGTTAAAAATTTTCCGGAAGTCGTTCGTGAACTAGACGAAATGGAGAGCTTTTCTAAATCAGAAGAAGATCGATCGCAGTATCTGCGAGTCATTCAACCTGTTTTACTGGATAATAGAGAGATTGAAGCCTATATCTATCGCTATAATCCAAAGGCAGAATTGAATCGAGATGATCAATTAATGCCTATTCCCAGTGGAACATGGCGAAAATTTATGAAGAAGTGA
- a CDS encoding Crp/Fnr family transcriptional regulator, giving the protein MPKNDMRNILFDENLQQEMSEFYLENLAPLGIRRRFNKGEIIHPASADEIYIVLSGYFKQVLINQNGKECSLFRLKRGTIFGEMDYFDGTPTIMITKVLENSEAACVSREILEEVLEKYPILYRHFIHSITRKYRILMLKSARTILLDVKARISDTLLEITAQHGNDTREPSTIEYVYTHQELADAVGCSRVTITNVLKELKEEGYIIYDGRCFRLLDPIGLRKLTDMYW; this is encoded by the coding sequence ATGCCGAAGAATGATATGAGAAATATATTATTTGACGAAAACCTGCAACAAGAGATGAGTGAATTTTATCTGGAAAATTTGGCTCCATTGGGAATTCGACGACGATTCAACAAAGGGGAAATTATTCATCCAGCGAGTGCAGATGAAATATATATTGTTTTGAGTGGATATTTCAAACAGGTTTTAATTAATCAAAATGGAAAAGAATGTTCTTTATTTCGTTTAAAACGAGGTACGATTTTTGGAGAGATGGATTATTTTGATGGGACACCGACCATTATGATCACAAAGGTCTTGGAAAATAGTGAAGCAGCATGTGTTTCAAGGGAAATTTTGGAGGAAGTGTTAGAAAAATATCCGATCTTATATCGTCACTTTATTCACTCGATTACGCGTAAATATCGTATTTTGATGTTGAAATCGGCCAGAACCATTTTGTTGGATGTAAAAGCGCGAATCAGTGACACACTTTTAGAGATTACGGCGCAGCATGGCAATGATACGAGGGAACCGTCAACCATTGAATATGTTTACACCCATCAAGAATTGGCTGATGCTGTAGGCTGTTCTAGAGTGACAATCACCAATGTATTAAAGGAATTAAAAGAAGAAGGCTATATTATCTATGACGGTCGGTGTTTTCGATTATTAGATCCGATAGGGTTACGGAAATTGACGGATATGTACTGGTAG
- a CDS encoding MATE family efflux transporter yields MQHVLTKGRVSTTLLKLALPIMATSFLQMAYNLIDMFWIGHLGSSAVAAVGTAGFFIWFSFAIILLSKIGAEVLVAQNLGAGDRNKAETAAGTAVVMAIVNGAIFGAILIAFRFPLIQFFQLGDLYVESNAIVYLKVMAACMPFSFLPPVFTGIMNGSGNSRTPFIINTIGLITNMILDPLLIFGIGSFAGWGVLGAAIATVIAQGLVVFCFLLVFARGGSFLSPFFYLSRFKWGMVKEIYKLGIPVSVQSGIFTLIAMILARLIAGWGPTAIAVQKVGSQIESISWMTASGFQAAVSAFTGQNAGAKKIGRVKEGVRSALRMMFGIGMLATIIMFFFAEPIFSIFLSESEALSLGIDYLRILAFSQVFMSLEITTAGAFNGLGKTMPPSIIGVGGNLLRIPMAIFFMPSLGLNGIWWAICISSILKGLMMMSWYWKNESAMTQSILERFSPLKAE; encoded by the coding sequence ATGCAACATGTTTTAACAAAGGGGCGAGTTTCAACAACGCTTTTAAAGCTGGCCTTGCCGATTATGGCAACGAGTTTTTTACAGATGGCTTATAATTTAATCGATATGTTTTGGATCGGACATTTGGGATCGTCGGCAGTTGCCGCCGTAGGAACAGCGGGATTTTTTATTTGGTTTTCCTTTGCAATTATCCTTTTATCAAAAATTGGTGCGGAGGTACTCGTTGCTCAAAATCTTGGAGCGGGCGATAGGAATAAGGCTGAAACGGCAGCAGGAACAGCCGTTGTTATGGCTATTGTAAATGGCGCTATTTTTGGTGCTATATTGATTGCTTTTCGATTTCCATTGATTCAATTCTTTCAGCTGGGAGATCTTTATGTCGAGTCCAATGCCATCGTTTACTTAAAGGTAATGGCTGCTTGCATGCCATTTTCATTTTTACCGCCAGTCTTTACTGGGATTATGAATGGGAGTGGTAATAGTCGAACTCCCTTTATTATTAACACAATAGGACTGATTACCAATATGATTCTAGATCCTCTATTGATCTTTGGGATAGGAAGCTTTGCAGGATGGGGCGTTCTTGGTGCGGCAATTGCTACCGTCATTGCCCAGGGTTTGGTTGTATTTTGTTTCCTACTTGTTTTTGCACGGGGGGGCAGTTTTTTATCTCCGTTTTTTTATCTCAGCCGATTTAAATGGGGAATGGTCAAGGAAATTTATAAACTCGGCATTCCTGTTTCTGTGCAAAGTGGAATATTCACTTTGATTGCCATGATTCTGGCCCGCTTAATTGCAGGATGGGGTCCTACAGCCATTGCTGTTCAAAAAGTTGGATCACAAATCGAATCAATTTCTTGGATGACGGCATCGGGTTTTCAAGCTGCAGTGAGTGCATTTACGGGTCAAAATGCTGGAGCTAAGAAGATTGGTCGTGTAAAAGAGGGGGTTCGATCCGCTCTTCGAATGATGTTTGGAATTGGAATGTTGGCGACGATCATTATGTTCTTTTTTGCAGAACCGATTTTTTCGATTTTCTTATCGGAATCAGAAGCCTTGTCTCTTGGAATTGACTATTTACGGATTCTTGCTTTTTCCCAAGTTTTTATGAGCCTTGAGATTACAACAGCGGGCGCATTTAATGGATTAGGGAAAACCATGCCGCCTTCGATTATCGGAGTTGGAGGAAATCTTCTTCGAATTCCTATGGCAATCTTCTTCATGCCTTCCTTAGGATTAAATGGAATCTGGTGGGCGATTTGTATTTCCAGCATTTTAAAAGGACTGATGATGATGAGCTGGTACTGGAAAAATGAATCGGCCATGACCCAGTCGATTTTGGAAAGATTCTCCCCGTTAAAGGCAGAATAA